One segment of Saprospiraceae bacterium DNA contains the following:
- a CDS encoding gliding motility-associated C-terminal domain-containing protein — translation MKFFYHVLTCALSILCYPLFGQCPPPGFPDAGNTCVQAPVLCENLDGYCNTINNNNQQQNFPGCGGQFVLNNDEWFAFFAGTTSITIQVTPTNCTPGPNMGLQGGIYSACVSQPLALQCQCTQNPFILSSNNFVVGQIYYFVLDGCAGNVCDYSITVLSGSTVGVPPNDPGPITGLQEVCQNSTTGYSLPPVGGATTYTWTLTPNIGTISGSGPNVNVSWGNNTTSADLCVTTANGCYANPTPSCITIDVIPTPTATISGSGQLCQGGGGTVNLTVTFTGEGPWTFTPTFNGSPQAPITTSENPYTYTVNQVGNYGLQNVSVPGGANGCNGTVSGSASVTQVTINTSATVINSQCGLDNGGINLTVSGGSQPYLFQWSNGATTEDLSNIPAGSYTVTITEATGCTREFTATVNDNIVNLNITANVTANTTCNGGNGAIDVSVNPPPGNYTYQWSNGATTQDINNLEPGAYTITVTAGPTCSNTATFNVGNNPNQPNVTGTTTQSTCELDNGSININVSGGVPPYLFTWSNGSTSEDLNNIPAGSYSVTVTGANGCTQVGNFTVGNNNPTFNINANITANTTCIGGNGAINLNVTPANPNYTYTWSNGATTPNLSNLEPGSYTVTVSAGGACTQTNTFTIPNNPNNPNINPNVIPSTCELSNGSISISVTGGVSPYTFQWSNGSSSQNLSNIPAGSYTLTVTGANGCSSVANINVNNNNPPITINGTPVANTTCSGGNGSISISVAPPNPNYTYTWSNGATTPNINNLPPGTYTVTVNAGGACTQTASFTVADNPNLPVINITPVSSTCDQSNGGINLSVSGGVMPYTFSWTNGATTQNLVNIPAGFYGVTVTGANGCTASTGVNVSNENPLITVNGNVIANTLCNGNGNGSITTSVAPPGVYTYSWSNGATTPSISNLVQGTYTVTVTGSGSCSQIASFTIPENPNGPTINGNPTSSTCDLSNGGINITVSGAVPPYTYQWSSGQTTQNINNVPAGSYSVTVTGANGCTNVANFDIGNNNPPINVTGNATINTVCVGGNGAITLNVTPPALGPYTYQWSSGQTTQNINGLPGGTYTVTVQGQGSCFQTATFDVIDQPNVPIIFVEYKFATCGLSNGGIDLTVSSGVPPYTYQWSSGQTTQDLNNVPPDFYSVTVTSANGCTSETSGDLPDDIIDIIINGTVLNKTSCTTNNGRITLQLNPAPPTSSIQWSNGAFTPVLNNLAAGSYTVTVTVGTCSKTATFVVLDESQVPSLTHAVTPATCGVSNGSIDLTVTGGQAPVTFAWSNGATTEDLNNLPPGNYAVTVSAAGNCSAVSSITIPSNDVVINLSGTAVENTSCLTPNGSITLNVTPAGNYTYNWSNSANTPNISNLAPGSYSVTVSTGLTCSATASFNIANNATAPNLAAAATPSICGLNNGSASANPTGGMPPYTFSWSNSGNTNQINDLAQGNYSVTVTGANGCSSTATANVVNNNVALNVTGVISENTSCTTGNGAVNISVSPAGNYTYNWSNSATTEDLNNLNGGSYTVTVSAGGSCSSTATFTVTNNTQNPIITPTVTPSICSNDNGGIDLNISGASAPYTFVWSNGATTEDLANIFSGNYSVTVTASNGCTATTTLNVPNNSSTFSLGGSATPVTNCATPNGSVNLVITPPGNFIIEWSNNATSEDLSNVPPGTYTVSVTDPAGTGCTATASFIVDDNTTLPTASQTVTPEVCDLENGGVDLNVNGGTAPYTYNWSNNATTQDLNNVAADTYTVTVTDANNCTTTATATVPDNSITFSIAGSTSPNTICGTSNGSIDLTVTPVGVYTYNWSNNATSQNLNGLVGGNYSVTVSAGGSCTSVASFNVGDNTLSPAIAEIVAPASCAKSNGGIDLSVSGGEAPYTYSWSNSATNEDLSNIPAGNYSVTVTGANGCSSVDAFVVPDNVITPGVSGTTTSNTSCSDNNGSVTIGVTPPDNYTFTWSNAQTSQNLTSLAPGDYSVTVSAGGNCTSVATFTVGDDTPSPDIDETVTAATCAKSNGSIGLSVSGGEAPYTYQWSNNSNGVNLSNIPAGNYSVTVTGDNGCSSVANITVPDGVITPNVSGSTTPSTSCVDNNGTITVSVTPPDNYTFVWSNAQTSQDLANVAPGDYTVTVSSGGACTAVATFTVASNTAPVLFSGATTDIKCFGGNEGTIDLSVTSGTAPYQFAWSPNQPGNPANLTDLVAGNYTVTVTDAEGCTSTATFNISQPASAAQIACSATATVSAPGLTDGAGQVNVSGGTTPYVVNWSPGGTPTNVSSGTLPLNNLGTGTYVATVTDANGCTDVCDFTVGLFNCNTAVGDMSNAPLFVCGPECITATYNSAGEFLDANDVRQFVLHTGSGGQIVNEIARSSQPTFCFDPATMTFGTTYYISAIAGNNDGSGNVDLSDFCAVISVGTPISFREKPAASITAPEPITCAVKTVTLTGSSSLTGSSFQWTTVGGSIVGNPAQATITVDAAGNYRLTVNANGCADTTAVTVNNLTNQPKASIAFNPSDVLDCTISEIILSGTIEGTTAPNTIWILNGAFYSGGNPVPVTQAGFYEFIVLDTITSCSDTASITINENLAFPPLFINPPGFLTCFNTTVTLTGGSPVNGINFRWATINGADTTIVGTGTTLTVSQPGTYYLIGNDPSNNCINLVATTVSNDQSIPTADAGTAFSIACFGELATINGSATGVGTLSYQWTSPDGNIVSGSNTLTPTIDLPGTYTLVVTIVATGCTATDQVVIEPKVPVIQLRTNQPPCYNDRGAIVVESVEGGKPPIRYSLNGDVFTQNTLFTNLLPGDYTIVAIDAVGCSATATTTIVEGELLEITLETRVVIKLGDSYQINTEVTVPPSELAVIQWTPNTGLDCDTCLNPLATPLTSTQYRLNVASQTGCKADARLLLLVDKSVDVYVPNVFSPNGDSENDVFMIFADTRSVVKIKSFQIYSRWGELVSEHYDFLPNDPAYGWDGRHRGQTMNPAVFVWYAVIELFDGQEVLYEGDVTLLR, via the coding sequence ATGAAATTTTTCTACCACGTCCTTACTTGTGCCCTGTCAATCCTGTGTTATCCGCTTTTTGGTCAATGTCCACCTCCGGGATTCCCCGACGCGGGGAATACATGCGTCCAAGCGCCCGTGTTGTGCGAAAACCTCGACGGTTACTGCAACACCATCAATAACAACAACCAGCAGCAAAACTTTCCAGGATGTGGCGGGCAGTTTGTGCTGAACAATGATGAATGGTTCGCATTTTTTGCTGGCACCACCTCTATCACCATCCAAGTGACCCCCACCAACTGCACGCCCGGCCCAAATATGGGCTTGCAAGGCGGCATCTATTCTGCTTGCGTCAGCCAGCCATTGGCCCTGCAATGCCAGTGCACGCAGAACCCATTCATTCTGAGCTCAAACAACTTCGTCGTCGGTCAGATTTACTACTTCGTGCTTGATGGATGCGCTGGCAACGTGTGTGACTACTCGATTACCGTGCTTTCCGGCTCCACCGTCGGTGTGCCGCCCAATGACCCCGGCCCCATCACCGGCTTGCAGGAGGTGTGCCAAAACTCCACGACAGGCTACTCGCTTCCACCAGTTGGAGGCGCTACGACATATACTTGGACCCTCACGCCAAACATAGGCACCATCAGCGGCTCCGGCCCGAACGTGAACGTCAGCTGGGGCAACAATACCACCTCTGCCGACCTTTGCGTCACCACCGCAAACGGCTGCTATGCCAACCCCACCCCATCGTGCATCACCATTGACGTGATTCCGACACCTACCGCTACCATCTCGGGTAGTGGGCAATTGTGCCAAGGCGGCGGTGGCACCGTCAACTTGACGGTCACTTTCACAGGTGAGGGGCCATGGACGTTTACCCCTACCTTTAATGGTTCCCCCCAAGCGCCCATCACGACGAGTGAAAACCCGTACACTTATACGGTCAACCAAGTGGGCAACTATGGCTTGCAAAACGTGTCCGTGCCGGGTGGCGCGAATGGCTGTAACGGTACGGTTTCCGGCTCGGCATCAGTGACACAAGTCACCATCAATACCTCTGCCACGGTCATCAACTCTCAATGTGGCCTCGACAATGGCGGCATCAACCTTACCGTCAGTGGCGGCAGCCAACCCTATTTGTTCCAATGGTCAAACGGCGCGACAACAGAAGACCTCAGCAACATACCTGCCGGCTCCTACACCGTCACCATCACGGAAGCTACCGGTTGCACGAGGGAATTCACCGCAACCGTCAATGACAACATCGTAAACCTCAACATCACGGCCAACGTCACAGCCAACACAACCTGCAACGGGGGAAATGGCGCGATTGATGTCAGCGTCAACCCGCCGCCCGGAAACTACACCTACCAATGGTCGAACGGCGCAACCACGCAAGACATCAACAACCTTGAGCCAGGCGCTTATACAATTACCGTGACCGCCGGGCCAACCTGCAGCAACACCGCCACTTTCAACGTAGGCAACAACCCCAACCAGCCAAACGTGACAGGCACCACCACGCAATCCACTTGCGAGTTGGATAATGGCAGCATCAATATCAATGTGTCTGGAGGCGTGCCGCCCTACCTCTTTACATGGTCGAACGGCTCCACATCGGAAGACCTGAACAACATCCCGGCGGGCAGCTATTCGGTCACCGTCACGGGAGCCAATGGCTGCACGCAGGTAGGCAATTTTACTGTCGGCAACAACAACCCCACTTTCAACATCAACGCCAACATAACCGCCAACACCACCTGTATAGGTGGAAATGGAGCTATCAACCTGAACGTTACCCCAGCCAACCCGAACTATACCTACACATGGTCGAACGGAGCCACCACACCAAATTTGAGCAATTTGGAGCCCGGCTCTTATACCGTCACCGTGAGCGCAGGCGGCGCTTGCACACAGACGAACACTTTCACCATCCCAAACAACCCGAACAATCCGAACATAAACCCGAACGTGATACCGTCCACCTGCGAACTCAGCAATGGAAGCATCAGCATATCGGTCACAGGTGGTGTCTCGCCTTATACTTTTCAATGGTCGAACGGTTCTAGCTCGCAAAACCTATCCAACATCCCCGCCGGCAGTTACACCCTCACCGTCACGGGAGCCAACGGTTGCTCTTCGGTTGCCAACATAAATGTGAACAACAACAACCCTCCCATCACCATCAACGGCACCCCGGTAGCCAATACCACTTGTTCGGGTGGCAATGGCAGCATCAGTATCAGCGTCGCGCCACCCAACCCAAACTACACATACACATGGTCGAATGGCGCCACCACGCCCAACATCAACAACCTGCCCCCCGGCACTTATACCGTCACGGTGAATGCCGGCGGCGCTTGCACCCAAACGGCCAGCTTCACCGTGGCAGACAACCCTAACTTGCCAGTCATCAACATCACCCCCGTGTCCAGTACTTGCGACCAAAGCAATGGCGGCATCAACCTGAGTGTCTCAGGAGGTGTCATGCCTTACACGTTCAGCTGGACCAACGGAGCCACCACACAAAACCTCGTCAACATTCCGGCAGGATTCTACGGTGTCACCGTCACAGGCGCGAATGGCTGCACCGCCAGTACAGGCGTGAACGTTTCCAACGAAAACCCGCTCATCACAGTGAACGGAAACGTGATTGCCAACACCCTTTGCAATGGAAACGGAAACGGCAGCATCACCACATCCGTCGCGCCGCCAGGCGTTTACACCTATTCATGGTCGAACGGTGCCACCACGCCCAGCATCAGCAATTTGGTGCAAGGCACCTACACCGTCACCGTGACGGGCAGCGGCTCATGCAGCCAAATCGCCAGCTTCACCATACCCGAAAACCCCAACGGCCCCACCATCAACGGCAACCCAACCAGCAGCACCTGCGACTTGTCGAACGGCGGCATCAATATCACCGTGAGTGGCGCCGTCCCGCCCTACACCTACCAATGGTCGAGCGGACAAACAACTCAGAATATCAACAACGTGCCAGCAGGCAGCTATTCCGTCACCGTCACAGGAGCCAACGGATGTACCAATGTCGCCAATTTCGACATCGGAAACAACAATCCCCCCATCAACGTGACTGGAAACGCAACCATCAACACAGTATGCGTTGGCGGCAACGGCGCCATCACCCTCAACGTCACACCACCCGCACTTGGCCCTTACACATATCAATGGTCGAGTGGCCAAACCACGCAAAACATCAATGGCCTACCAGGCGGCACCTACACCGTCACTGTACAGGGGCAAGGCTCCTGCTTCCAAACAGCCACCTTCGACGTAATTGACCAGCCCAACGTGCCGATTATTTTCGTTGAATATAAATTTGCCACCTGTGGCCTTAGCAACGGAGGCATTGACCTGACCGTGAGTAGCGGCGTGCCACCATACACCTACCAATGGTCGAGTGGGCAGACCACCCAAGATTTGAACAACGTACCGCCGGACTTTTACTCCGTCACCGTAACGTCCGCCAACGGCTGCACCTCCGAAACCAGCGGCGATTTGCCCGACGACATCATTGACATTATCATCAACGGCACAGTGCTGAACAAAACCTCCTGCACCACCAACAACGGGCGCATCACGCTGCAACTCAACCCCGCCCCCCCCACATCGAGCATCCAATGGTCAAACGGCGCTTTCACGCCCGTGCTCAACAACCTCGCGGCAGGCTCTTACACCGTCACGGTGACCGTTGGCACTTGTAGCAAAACCGCCACCTTCGTGGTGCTCGACGAATCGCAAGTGCCCAGCCTGACCCACGCCGTCACTCCTGCCACTTGCGGTGTCTCCAATGGCTCCATTGACCTCACCGTCACGGGCGGCCAAGCCCCCGTCACGTTCGCTTGGTCGAACGGAGCCACGACGGAAGACCTCAACAATTTGCCGCCGGGCAATTACGCCGTCACCGTCAGTGCGGCGGGCAACTGTTCCGCAGTCAGTTCCATCACCATCCCCAGCAATGATGTGGTCATCAACCTTTCGGGCACCGCAGTTGAGAACACTTCGTGTCTGACCCCCAATGGCTCCATAACCCTCAACGTCACCCCGGCGGGGAATTATACCTACAATTGGTCGAACAGTGCCAACACGCCCAACATCAGCAACCTCGCGCCCGGCAGTTACTCGGTAACCGTCAGCACCGGATTAACCTGTTCGGCCACAGCCAGTTTCAACATAGCCAACAATGCCACCGCCCCCAATTTGGCCGCTGCCGCCACACCCTCCATTTGTGGGCTGAACAACGGCTCGGCCAGCGCCAACCCAACAGGCGGAATGCCCCCTTACACCTTCTCGTGGTCGAACAGCGGCAATACCAATCAAATCAATGATTTGGCACAAGGCAATTATTCCGTCACCGTCACGGGTGCCAACGGGTGTTCCTCTACCGCGACCGCAAACGTGGTCAACAACAACGTGGCGCTCAACGTAACAGGCGTTATTTCTGAAAACACTTCATGCACAACGGGCAATGGCGCGGTGAACATCAGCGTGTCACCTGCGGGCAACTACACCTACAACTGGTCGAACAGCGCCACCACCGAAGATTTGAACAACCTGAACGGCGGCAGCTACACAGTGACCGTCAGTGCAGGCGGCAGCTGCTCGTCCACTGCAACATTCACGGTGACCAACAACACCCAAAATCCAATCATCACCCCAACCGTGACACCCTCAATATGCAGCAACGACAACGGCGGCATTGACCTCAATATCAGCGGTGCCAGTGCGCCTTATACCTTTGTTTGGTCGAACGGCGCCACCACAGAAGACCTCGCCAACATTTTTTCCGGCAACTACTCCGTCACCGTGACCGCCTCCAACGGATGCACCGCCACTACCACGCTGAACGTGCCCAACAACAGCTCCACATTCAGCTTGGGTGGCAGCGCCACACCCGTCACCAACTGTGCCACCCCCAATGGCTCGGTTAATTTGGTGATAACCCCACCCGGCAATTTTATCATAGAATGGTCGAACAACGCCACATCGGAAGACCTCAGCAATGTGCCACCCGGCACCTATACCGTCTCCGTGACCGACCCCGCTGGAACAGGATGTACCGCCACAGCATCGTTCATTGTGGACGACAACACTACCCTCCCGACAGCTTCACAGACCGTCACTCCCGAAGTTTGTGATTTGGAAAATGGCGGCGTTGACCTCAACGTGAACGGCGGTACCGCGCCTTACACCTACAATTGGTCAAACAATGCCACAACCCAAGATTTGAACAACGTGGCTGCCGACACTTACACCGTCACCGTGACGGATGCCAACAATTGCACCACCACTGCCACGGCAACCGTGCCCGACAACTCCATCACCTTCTCGATAGCAGGCTCCACTTCCCCCAACACCATCTGCGGGACAAGCAACGGCAGCATTGACCTCACCGTGACACCTGTTGGCGTTTACACCTATAATTGGTCGAACAACGCCACCTCGCAAAATCTCAACGGACTGGTGGGCGGCAACTATTCGGTCACCGTCAGCGCAGGTGGCAGTTGCACCAGCGTGGCTTCGTTCAACGTGGGCGACAACACGCTTTCCCCCGCCATTGCCGAAATCGTGGCACCTGCCTCTTGCGCCAAAAGCAACGGAGGCATTGACCTCTCGGTGAGCGGCGGCGAAGCGCCATACACTTATTCGTGGTCGAACAGCGCCACGAACGAAGACCTGAGCAACATTCCGGCAGGCAACTACTCCGTCACCGTCACGGGTGCCAACGGCTGCTCCTCAGTGGATGCCTTCGTGGTGCCTGACAACGTGATAACACCCGGCGTGAGCGGCACGACCACTTCCAACACCTCTTGCTCGGACAACAATGGCTCCGTCACCATCGGCGTAACACCACCCGACAACTACACATTCACTTGGTCGAACGCACAGACTTCCCAAAACCTGACCAGCCTCGCGCCGGGCGACTATTCCGTCACCGTCAGCGCAGGAGGCAACTGCACTAGCGTCGCCACTTTCACCGTAGGCGACGATACGCCCTCGCCCGACATTGATGAAACTGTGACAGCCGCTACCTGCGCCAAAAGCAATGGCAGCATTGGCCTCTCGGTGAGCGGTGGCGAAGCGCCCTACACCTATCAATGGTCAAACAACTCTAATGGCGTAAACCTGAGCAACATACCCGCAGGCAACTACTCCGTCACCGTGACGGGCGACAATGGCTGCTCCTCGGTGGCAAACATCACCGTCCCCGACGGCGTGATAACACCCAACGTGAGCGGCTCCACCACACCCAGCACATCCTGCGTGGACAACAATGGCACCATCACCGTCAGCGTGACACCACCCGATAATTACACGTTCGTTTGGTCGAACGCCCAAACATCGCAGGACTTGGCCAACGTGGCACCAGGCGATTACACCGTCACTGTGAGCAGCGGCGGCGCTTGCACAGCAGTCGCTACCTTCACTGTCGCCAGCAATACGGCCCCTGTCTTGTTTAGTGGAGCGACCACCGATATCAAATGTTTTGGTGGCAACGAAGGCACCATTGACCTGAGCGTGACCAGCGGCACGGCCCCCTATCAGTTCGCTTGGTCGCCCAACCAACCCGGCAACCCGGCAAACCTCACCGACCTCGTCGCGGGCAACTATACCGTGACAGTCACCGATGCCGAAGGATGCACGAGCACTGCCACATTCAACATCAGCCAACCAGCCAGCGCCGCGCAAATTGCATGCAGCGCCACCGCAACCGTCAGCGCCCCCGGCCTCACAGACGGCGCCGGACAGGTAAATGTGTCGGGCGGGACAACGCCTTACGTCGTCAATTGGTCGCCGGGTGGCACCCCAACCAATGTTTCGTCTGGCACATTGCCCTTGAACAATTTAGGGACAGGCACTTATGTAGCCACCGTCACGGATGCCAATGGCTGCACCGATGTTTGCGACTTCACAGTAGGTCTTTTCAATTGCAATACTGCCGTCGGCGATATGTCGAATGCGCCTTTGTTCGTGTGCGGCCCTGAATGTATCACCGCTACCTACAATTCCGCCGGCGAGTTTTTGGATGCCAACGACGTGCGGCAATTTGTGCTGCACACCGGAAGCGGCGGTCAAATCGTCAACGAAATCGCCCGCAGCAGCCAGCCAACTTTCTGCTTCGACCCAGCGACGATGACCTTCGGCACGACGTATTACATTTCCGCCATTGCAGGCAACAACGACGGCTCTGGCAATGTGGACTTGAGCGATTTTTGCGCCGTTATCTCGGTTGGCACGCCCATTTCATTTAGAGAAAAACCAGCAGCCAGCATCACCGCGCCCGAACCAATTACCTGCGCCGTGAAAACCGTGACCTTGACGGGCAGCTCAAGTCTGACAGGCTCCTCCTTCCAATGGACGACCGTCGGTGGCTCCATCGTGGGCAACCCAGCGCAAGCCACCATCACAGTGGACGCCGCTGGCAATTATCGCCTGACAGTGAACGCCAACGGCTGCGCCGACACGACCGCCGTGACGGTGAACAACCTAACCAACCAGCCCAAGGCATCCATCGCGTTCAATCCCAGCGACGTGCTGGATTGTACCATCAGCGAAATTATCCTATCCGGCACCATCGAGGGCACCACAGCACCCAACACCATCTGGATACTCAACGGCGCGTTTTATTCAGGTGGAAACCCCGTGCCCGTCACCCAAGCTGGTTTTTACGAGTTCATAGTGCTGGACACCATCACATCCTGCTCCGATACCGCCTCCATCACTATCAATGAAAACTTGGCCTTCCCGCCGCTTTTCATCAACCCGCCCGGCTTCCTCACTTGCTTCAACACCACCGTGACACTCACGGGTGGCTCGCCAGTGAATGGCATCAACTTCAGGTGGGCTACCATCAACGGCGCGGACACCACCATCGTCGGCACGGGCACCACGCTCACGGTGAGCCAACCCGGCACCTATTATCTCATCGGCAACGACCCAAGCAACAACTGCATCAACCTTGTCGCCACAACGGTGAGCAACGACCAGTCAATACCCACTGCCGATGCGGGCACAGCCTTTAGCATCGCTTGCTTTGGCGAGCTCGCCACCATCAATGGCAGCGCCACGGGCGTGGGCACGCTTTCCTACCAGTGGACAAGCCCTGATGGCAATATCGTGTCGGGTAGCAACACCCTCACGCCGACCATTGACCTGCCGGGCACATACACGCTCGTGGTCACCATCGTCGCCACCGGCTGCACCGCCACCGACCAAGTGGTGATAGAGCCGAAGGTGCCAGTCATCCAACTTCGCACGAACCAGCCCCCCTGCTACAATGACAGAGGCGCTATCGTGGTGGAAAGCGTGGAAGGAGGCAAACCACCCATTCGATACTCGCTCAACGGCGACGTGTTCACACAGAACACCCTTTTCACCAACCTGCTCCCCGGCGATTATACCATCGTAGCCATTGATGCCGTGGGGTGCAGCGCGACCGCGACCACTACCATCGTGGAAGGGGAATTGCTGGAAATCACTTTGGAAACACGCGTCGTCATCAAGCTTGGCGACAGCTATCAAATCAACACGGAAGTCACGGTGCCACCCAGCGAGTTGGCAGTCATCCAATGGACACCGAACACTGGCCTGGACTGCGACACCTGCCTCAACCCGCTCGCCACCCCGCTCACTTCCACTCAATATCGTCTGAACGTCGCCAGTCAAACCGGCTGCAAGGCCGATGCACGACTATTGTTGCTGGTGGATAAAAGCGTGGACGTGTATGTGCCCAACGTGTTCTCGCCCAACGGCGACAGCGAAAACGATGTGTTCATGATTTTTGCCGACACTCGAAGCGTGGTGAAAATCAAGTCGTTCCAAATATACTCGCGCTGGGGCGAACTCGTCAGCGAACACTACGATTTCTTGCCCAACGACCCCGCTTATGGCTGGGACGGCAGACATCGGGGCCAAACCATGAACCCCGCCGTGTTTGTGTGGTATGCTGTGATTGAATTGTTCGACGGGCAGGAGGTGCTGTATGAAGGTGACGTGACCCTACTGAGGTAA